The genomic DNA GTGCGGCGGGGTCTGGAAGTCGAACTTCAACGGATCCCCGATGTTGAGGTAGAGGATGCGCCGGCCCTGGGTCTCCAGGCGGTGCGCTTCGGCCACGACATTGCGGATGGCGTAGCGGACGTTTTCGATGTGACGGGCGGGGCGGACCAAGTGGGAGACCTCGGGTGGATTGGGCGCGTTGTAACACCCCGCGTCGAGCCGTGCTCCCCACAGTGGGGGGCTTCACTGGAAGAGCGGGTTCTTGTTGAACCAACGATGGGGGGGACTGGGCATCACCGCGATGTTCGAGGTGGGCTGCCGAACGGCGAACCGCTCCTGTCTTGGACGGAGTCTCCGCGGATTCTCAAGCGCGCCAACCGCTTCCATCCAGGCGCCATTTCCATGGCTTCGCGCTCCTGAAGGACCTTCTTGGTTAAGCTCCGCGCTGATGCGTCGAGCGCCTTCTGGTGCTCGGCGGCATAGCTGAGGGGGGAGCGCGGATGAAGAACCATGCGGAGAAGCCGTTGACCCGGAGTGGAGTGGAGGGCCTCGGAGCGGGGCTCCTGGCGAAAACCCGCGAGCCGATCTTTCCGGTGGAGCGGTTGGTGAGTGACGTGGCCCTTGAGGCGCTGTGCGCGGTCGCGGCGCGAGGGTCGGAGGCCTCCTTCGTGTCGAAGCTGACCAAGGTCTTTGGCGCGGACGTTCCGGCGGTGGCCTGTCGGGCGCTGCGCGAGGCACTTCTGGGCAGGACCTTGGTCGCGCCGGAGATCGAGGTCGTGACCTCGGGTCTGGGGGGGCACGAGGCCGGCTACGACAACGCACGGCGGACCATCCTCGTGGACCGGCGGTTGTTGTCCGAGGCGGAGCGGGACAAGTCCAGGGCGGCGGTTCTGCTCATCGCGCTCGTCGAGGAGTTCGGCCATCACGTGGACAACCTGCTGCGCACCGAATACTCGGACCAGGGGGGCGATGGACCACGTGACGAAGGAGCCGAGTTCGCGCACGCGCTGTTCTTCTCCTGGCAGGCGGCGCCGCCCTCCGGTCCATTCGCCACCTTCGTGCGCGCGGGCCGGGTCCAACGGCTGAGTACGGATTCAACTTCCTTCAAGAAGGCGCTCCAGCGGCATACGGGAGAGCAGGAGCGGGCGAGTGACGAGAAGGCGGGCCCGATCCAGTTCTTCGGTGCCGGACGTGGACACGGAAAGCTGGGGCAATCCTTCGGTCACGAGTCCATCGAGGACGCGCTGAAGCAAGCTTTCCCACACCCCAAACTCCGACGTCAGATATACTTTGGAAATTGGCTCCGGGATCACTCGCAAGCCATCGATCCGGCGCTGGTCCGTCCCGCCACGAGCAGCAACATCGCCGAGGGGTTTACCAGAATCGCATTGACCCGAGTCTTGGATGTCATGGCACGTGAAGAATTCGGGAACGATGACATGTACAGGCTGACTCCGGAAAAGCTCGGAGTGTATCGAGCCGAGGAGCACATCGACAACCCTCATGGTATTGAAGACCATTCCCGGGATGACAAGGACTTTCGCAAGAAGTGGACGGAAGCGGAGGTCTCCATCGACCCGGAAACGGGCTTGCTCAACTACATCGCCAACCGCAAGGGGGTTTGGGTTACCTCCTCGGCTTACGTCGAGAAGGAACTGCGTGCCGCCGCCGCCCTTGGCATGACGCCGGAAGGAATGCGTCTTCTGGGAAACGCGCTTCACACCCTCGAGGACCTATACTCCCATAGCAACTTCGCGGAGTTGCTGCTCCTTAAACTGGGACACACCCAAGTCTATCCCTGGGCTCACCGGAAAGTCCAGACTCCCACCGTAAGGTACCCCCTGGTCACGGGCAAGTTTGGATCGAACGATATCCAGGTCAGCTTGGCCTATGTCCTCAATGAGAATCTGACGGCCACCAAGGAGTACGTGCCGGGCAAGCGCTCTGCTTCCGCGGAGATTCTGCTGATCCTCCTCAAGGACCTTCCTCCTGAGTATCTTGACCAGAAGCAGGTAAAGAGGCTCGAGATGGTCATGAACATCCAAGAGGGATTATCGAAGAAATACCCTCAAGTGGGTAGGGTACTCGATGACCTCTCCAAGTTGATGTCCGCGTTGCCGAACTCGATTCTCTCGGCCCAAGCCATGAAACACGCAACGAACGTGACAAAATCCCAAGAGGAGTTCTTGAAGAACCCTTCCTTCCTTCATCCCACGCATAGCCAGCTCTCCAAGGACCATGATGATCATCCATTGCATCTCTTGAGCGCCACACTGGCGATGAAGGTAGTGCGCGAGGTGGGTGGACTTATGGCCGAGGTCTGGAACGGGCAGCGCCGTGTGGAAGAGGTTGTCAGGAATGCGCTCAAGTACTTCGTTCACCCAGAAGACATCCAGAACACGGCCACCGACCGCCGGGCTTGGGTATTCGAATTGGCCCGACAATGGGCGAGGATGAACCCCGCGAAGCTTCAACTCCTTGAGAAGGGGGCCATCATCGATCGGCAATTCACGAAAGCCAAACGGGCTGAGGCCTGTATTCGCTCGCGAAGTGACGAGTTTGGCGCTCCCGATGTCTTGCTGGCGCGAGTGCGTGATACATTGCAAGGAGTTCAGGGGCTGGCATGAGTTTTCATGAGAAAAACCTCTTCTGGGTAGCCCTCTTGATGAGTGTGGGCGGCCTTTCCTGTAGCCGGGAAAAGCAGCAGGAGGCCGCTAGCTCCTGCAACCTGCTGGTTCAGGGTGCGAGCATTCAATTCAATGGGCATGTGCTTCCTTTGCCGGGTGAGTTGGTTGAGTGGGAAAAGGTTTTTGGCAAGCATACGCGCAAGTTTTCATCATCCGCCGACGCCTACATCTGGGACGAAAAGGGAATCTACGTCCTGGCGCAGTTGTCTTCCCCTACGCTTGACAGCTTCGCCGTCATGCTGAATTCGAGGAGCAGCACCGGCCCCTTGCGCGAAGCTCCCGAGTACTGGCCTCGAACTACTTTCAAGGGCCGGTTGTGCGTGGATGGGAGTGTCATCACTCCCGACTCCCGGATCGCGGAGGTGAACCGGACCAAGCAAGGGCCGCCGTTCTCAAGGGGATACCTCGATAGCATCTACAGCTATGACCTCGACGCACATCCTTTGGATGTTTATGTGCGAATCGATCTGACCGATGCTGGAACGCCCGAATCCTTCACGATGGATTTTTCCGATTTGGTAACCGTTCACCGCCCCGGCTCGGTTGAGGAGGAGGCAGGAAGGAGGTAACGGGAGAAGTAGTGCTGGACGAGGGGACGGGAGACGTGGTGTAGCAGAGACATGGCGGAAGTGGATTCCCGAGCCGCGCGGATTGCGGAACTGGAAGCGATGGTGGCCGCGCGAGACGCGCGGATAGCGGAGTTGATGGCGAAGGTGGAAGCACTCACTGCGCGTGTGGCGGAGTTGGAGGCGCGCCTGAGCCAGAACTCGAGTAACTCCTCCAAGCCGCCTTCCTCGGACGGCCCTGGAGCCCGGCGCCAGCCGAAGAAGCCAACGGGCCGAAGTCCTGGGGGCCAGCCCGGACACAAGAAGCATGAGCGCGAGCTGCTGCCGCCCGAAGAGGTGCGGCACGTCGTCGAGTTGGTGCCCAAGGAGTGCAAGGACTGTGGGCGTCGGCTGGAGGGAAGAGACGTGGAGCCGCG from Melittangium boletus DSM 14713 includes the following:
- a CDS encoding HET-C-related protein translates to MKNHAEKPLTRSGVEGLGAGLLAKTREPIFPVERLVSDVALEALCAVAARGSEASFVSKLTKVFGADVPAVACRALREALLGRTLVAPEIEVVTSGLGGHEAGYDNARRTILVDRRLLSEAERDKSRAAVLLIALVEEFGHHVDNLLRTEYSDQGGDGPRDEGAEFAHALFFSWQAAPPSGPFATFVRAGRVQRLSTDSTSFKKALQRHTGEQERASDEKAGPIQFFGAGRGHGKLGQSFGHESIEDALKQAFPHPKLRRQIYFGNWLRDHSQAIDPALVRPATSSNIAEGFTRIALTRVLDVMAREEFGNDDMYRLTPEKLGVYRAEEHIDNPHGIEDHSRDDKDFRKKWTEAEVSIDPETGLLNYIANRKGVWVTSSAYVEKELRAAAALGMTPEGMRLLGNALHTLEDLYSHSNFAELLLLKLGHTQVYPWAHRKVQTPTVRYPLVTGKFGSNDIQVSLAYVLNENLTATKEYVPGKRSASAEILLILLKDLPPEYLDQKQVKRLEMVMNIQEGLSKKYPQVGRVLDDLSKLMSALPNSILSAQAMKHATNVTKSQEEFLKNPSFLHPTHSQLSKDHDDHPLHLLSATLAMKVVREVGGLMAEVWNGQRRVEEVVRNALKYFVHPEDIQNTATDRRAWVFELARQWARMNPAKLQLLEKGAIIDRQFTKAKRAEACIRSRSDEFGAPDVLLARVRDTLQGVQGLA